A portion of the Cololabis saira isolate AMF1-May2022 chromosome 17, fColSai1.1, whole genome shotgun sequence genome contains these proteins:
- the itsn1 gene encoding intersectin-1 isoform X1: protein MAQFPTTFTGPDVFLISVDERAKHDQQFLSLCPTAGGYITGDQAKNFFLQSGLPPPILAQIWALADMNSDGRMDIHEFSIAMKLIKLKLQGHPLPPALPPSMKQPPLPPQSSFGMPPLGPMPTSLPGVPPLPFPPLPVGVSPPLVSSAPPPLPQPIANGAPPTAMIPPISNFPHPAPAVNKSSSFNRSSTKLQKGPSFDAASAQVPPDWAVPQSSRLKYRQLFNSHDKMMSGHLTGPQARTILMQSSLPQTQLATIWSLSDIDQDGKLTAEEFILAMHLIDMAMSGLPLPPVLPPDYLPPTFRRVRSDSVQSDPKSVQEEPEEESESSQDKKLPAIIPTVSFEDKKRENFERGNLELEKRRQALQEQQRKEQERLAALEREEQERKERERLEQERRRQMELEKQLERQRELERQREEERRREIERRETAKRELERQRQLEWERQRRQELLTQRNREQESIVLLKARKKTLEFELEALNDKKSQLEGKLKDVRFRLSAQRREVEQTNMTRETRIAEITLLQQQLQDTQQWLGRLIPDKQILNDQLKQVQQNSLHRDSLSSLQKAVEQKESSKHQLKEQLDAVERETRAKLLEIDAFNTQLKSLCEFYANHCARIEALLRQLQEEERHQEQGQLQEFVSAVRVCLTRLDYVIKELREIHSRQQRQKQKELEGDTHSLTHTHSHMHTPSERKSAELQESGLSSEESVAWKDETGSSAPMPPSPAPISAPHAWLNRVTQEDEERKRKEMEQDEEGRKGVGSIEEKEGEGRGKKDVQEKLSKLFSQPADPWGAAGDKGHGPSLFDQKTPVTSFDQQQQPVKVVYYRALYPFDARSHDEISITPGDVIMVKGEWVDESQTGEPGWLGGELRGRTGWFPANYAERIPDSEAPISLRSSASATPTPTQQPLSTPPPAPGHPATATTSTSSANSNWADFSTTWPSNTSSQSDSEGWDAWPTSSTNQNPSLSVPSAQLRQRSAFTPATMTTGSSPSPVLGQGEKVEGLQAQALYPWRAKKDNHLNFNKNEIITVLEQQDMWWLGELQNGQRGWFPKSYVKLISANMAPPVSAVARSKNNNESGISESPPNGKRPSPSPTKPTESGEEYMAMYTYESSEQGDLSFQQGDVVLVTRKEGDWWTGMVGGKTGVFPSNYVKPRDSALEALGPAGKTGSLGKKPEIAQVIAPYTATGAEQLTLAPGQLILIRKKNPGGWWEGELQARGKKRQIGWFPANYVKLLSPSTSKTTPTEPTPPKLAPANTALCQVIGMYDYVAQNDDELAFQKGQVITVINKDDCDWWKGELNGREGLFPSNYVKMTTDTDPSTQWCADLHLLDMLSPMERKRQGYIHELIVTEENYVNDLQLVTEIFHKPLLDVELLTEKEVAMIFVNWKELIMCNIKLLKALRVRKKMSGDRMPVKMIGDILTNQLPHMQPYIRFCSCQLNGATLIQQKTDDNPEIKDFLKRLAMDPRCKGMPLSSFLLKPMQRVTRYPLIIKNILENTPESHPDHSHLKAALEKAEELCSQVNEGVREKENSDRLEWIQAHVQCEGLSEQLVFNSVTNCLGPRKFLHSGKLFKAKSSKELYGFLFNDFLLLTQIPHLSQENQHSESKTVYFSQVTKPLGSSGSDKVFSSKTHLQYRMYKTPIFLNEVLVKLPTDPSGDEPLFHISHIDRVYTLRAESINERTAWVQKIKAASELFIETEKKKREKAYLVRSQRATGIGRLMVNIVEGIELKPCRSHGKSNPYCEVTMGSQCHITKTLQDTLNPKWNSNCQFFIKDLEQDVLCITVFERDQFSPDDFLGRTEIRLAEIKKDQGSKGPITKRLLLHEVPTGEIVVRLDLQLFEEP from the exons GGCTCTAGCCGATATGAACAGCGATGGCCGGATGGATATCCACGAGTTTTCCATCGCTATGAAATTAATCAAATTGAAGCTCCAGGGTCACCCTCTCCCCCCAGCACTTCCTCCCAGTATGAAACAACCTCCTTTACCCCCGCAGTCTAGCTTTG GAATGCCTCCTCTAGGACCCATGCCAACCTCTCTCCCAGGTGTGCCCCCgctccccttccctcccctccCCGTTGGGGTGTCTCCCCCCCTCGTCTCATCTGCACCACCTCCTCTTCCGCAGCCCATAGCTAATGGAGCTCCTCCGACagccatgataccacccatctCCAACTTCCCCCACCCAG CTCCTGCTGTCAACAAGTCCTCATCATTTAACCGTTCCAGCACCAAGCTGCAAAAGGGGCCATCGTTTGATGCTGCAAG TGCACAGGTTCCTCCAGATTGGGCAGTTCCTCAGTCCTCCAGGCTGAAGTACAGACAGCTGTTTAACTCGCATGACAAGATGATGAGTGGACACCTCACTG GTCCCCAGGCCCGAACTATCCTGATGCAGTCCAGTCTTCCTCAGACTCAGTTGGCAACAATATG GAGCCTGTCAGACATCGACCAGGATGGAAAACTAACAGCTGAGGAGTTTATCTTGGCTATGCACCTCATAGATATGGCTATGTCAGGGTTACCGCTGCCTCCTGTGTTACCGCCAGATTACCTTCCACCAACATTCAG GCGCGTGCGAAGCGATAGTGTTCAGTCGGATCCGAAGAGTGTCCAGGAGGAGCCGGAGGAGGAATCTGAGAGCAGCCAAGACAAGAAATTACCAG CCATTATCCCCACAGTGTCATTTGAGGATAAAAAGAGGGAGAATTTTGAACGAGGAAACCTGGAGTTGGAAAAGCGGCGTCAGGCTCTGCAGGAGCAGcagaggaaagagcaggagaggCTGGCTGCGCTGGAGAGAGAGGAACAGGAGCGGAAG GAGCGTGAGCGTCTGGAGCAAGAAAGGAGGCGGCAGATGGAACTTGAAAAACAACTGGAGAGACAAAGAGAgctggagagacagagagaagaagagagacGCAGAGAGATAGAGAGGAGAGAG ACTGCGAAACGCGAACTGGAACGCCAGCGTCAGTTGGAGTGGGAGCGGCAGCGGCGCCAGGAGCTTCTGACTCAACGAAACAGAGAACAGGAGAGTATAGTGCTGCTCAAAGCCAGGAAGAAAACACTGGAGTTTGAACTGGAAGCTCTG AATGACAAGAAGAGCCAGCTGGAGGGTAAACTGAAAGATGTTCGGTTTCGTCTGTCAGCTCAGCGGAGAGAGGTGGAGCAGACCAACATGACCAGAGAAACGCGCATCGCTGAGATTACACTGCTACAACAGCAGCTGCAG GACACTCAGCAGTGGTTGGGGAGGCTGATTCCTGATAAACAGATTCTCAACGACCAGTTGAAGCAGGTCCAGCAGAACAGTCTGCACC GCGACAGTCTGTCGTCCCTGCAGAAGGCCGTTGAGCAGAAAGAGAGCAGCAAACATCAGCTCAAAGAGCAGCTGGATGCCGTGGAGAGAGAAACCAGGGCCAAACTACTGGAAATAGATGCTTTCAACACGCAACTGAAG TCTCTGTGTGAGTTCTATGCCAACCACTGTGCCAGGATAGAGGCCCTGCTGCGCCAGCttcaggaggaggagagg CATCAGGAGCAGGGACAGCTGCAGGAGTTTGTGTCTGCCGTCAGAGTGTGTCTGACTCGGCTAGACTACGTTATAAAG GAGCTGCGGGAGATCCACAGCCGGCAGCAGAGACAGAAACAGAAGGAGCTGGAGGGCGACACACactcactgacacacacacactctcacatgcACACCCCAAGTGAGAGAAAGTCTGCTGAGCTGCAGGAGAGCGG ACTGTCGTCAGAGGAAAGTGTCGCCTGGAAGGATGAAACGGGAAGCTCTGCACCCATGCCGCCGAGCCCCGCTCCCATTTCTGCGCCGCATGCCTGGCTAAACAGAGTCACTCAGGAAGACGAGGAGAGGAAAAGGAAAGAGATGGAACAGGACGAAGAGGGCAGGAAGGGAGTGGGATCAATAGAAGAGAAGGAGGGCGAGGGCAGAGGGAAGAAGGATGTGCAAGAGAAGCTGAGCAAGCTGTTCAGCCAGCCAGCTGACCCCTGGGGCGCAGCAG GAGATAAGGGTCACGGTCCCAGTCTGTTTGACCAGAAAACCCCGGTCACCAGCTtcgaccagcagcagcagccagttAAAGTGGTCTACTACAGGGCTCTCTATCCATTTGATGCTCGCAGCCATGATGAGATCAGTATCACCCCTGGAGATGTTATCATG GTGAAGGGGGAATGG GTGGACGAGTCTCAGACAGGTGAGCCCGGTTGGCTGGGAGGAGAGCTGCGGGGCCGGACCGGCTGGTTTCCAGCCAACTACGCCGAACGGATCCCCGACAGCGAAGCTCCAATcagcctccgctcctccgcctcggccacCCCCACCCCGACCCAGCAGCCCCTGAGCACGCCCCCCCCAGCGCCCGGACACCCCGCCACCGCCACCACCTCCACATCATCAGCCAACAGCAACTGGGCCGACTTCAGCACCAC TTGGCCCTCAAACACATCTAGCCAATCAGACAGTGAGGGATGGGACGCGTGGCCGACCtcttcaaccaatcagaatccaTCTCTCAGTGTCCCTTCAGCGCAGCTAAGGCAACGCTCCGCCTTCACTCCCGCCACCATGACAACAGGCTCCTCTCCATCTCCAGTACTAGGACAG GGAGAGAAGGTGGAGGGTCTCCAGGCTCAGGCTTTGTATCCCTGGAGAGCAAAGAAAGACAACCACCTCAACTTCAACAAAAACGAG ATAATAACGGTGTTGGAGCAGCAGGACATGTGGTGGTTGGGTGAACTTCAGAACGGTCAAAGAGGCTGGTTCCCCAAAAGTTACGTCAAGCTCATCTCAGCCAACATGGCGCCCCCCGTCAGCGCCGTCGCACGCAGCAAAAACAACAA tgaatCTGGAATATCAGAGAGCCCACCCAACGGAAAACGTCCATCCCCTTCACCGACAAAACCCACAGAGTCTGGAGAAG AATACATGGCCATGTACACGTATGAGAGCAGTGAGCAGGGGGACCTGAGCTTCCAGCAGGGAGATGTTGTTCTGGTCACCAGGAAAGAAGGGGACTGGTGGACGGGCATGGTCGGGGGCAAAACTGGAGTCTTTCCATCCAACTACGTCAAACCCCGGGACTCGGCCTTGGAG GCTCTGGGACCAGCAGGGAAGACGGGCAGCCTCGGGAAGAAACCTG AGATTGCGCAGGTGATCGCGCCCTACACGGCGACGGGAGCAGAGCAGCTGACGCTGGCTCCTGGACAGCTCATCCTcatcaggaaaaaaaaccctGGGGGCTGGTGGGAGGGCGAGCTGCAG GCTCGAGGGAAAAAGCGTCAGATAGGTTGGTTTCCAGCCAATTATGTGAAGCTGCTGAGTCCCAGCACCAGCAAAACGACTCCCACGGAGCCCACACCTCCTAAACTGGCTCCTGCCAACACAG CTCTGTGTCAGGTGATCGGGATGTACGACTATGTGGCTCAGAACGACGACGAGCTGGCTTTCCAAAAGGGTCAGGTGATCACAGTGATCAACAAGGACGACTGTGATTGGTGGAAAGGAGAACTGAACGGGAGGGAGGGTCTGTTCCCCAGCAACTACGTCAAAATGACCACAGACACGGACCCGAGCACGCAGT GGTGCGCCGACCTCCACCTGCTGGACATGCTGAGCCCCATGGAGAGGAAGAGGCAGGGCTACATCCACGAGCTGATCGTCACCGAGGAAAACTACGTCAACGATCTGCAGCTCGTCACAGAG ATCTTTCACAAGCCTCTGTTGGACGTTGAGTTGCTGACTGAGAAGGAGGTGGCCATGATCTTTGTCAACTGGAAGGAGCTCATCATGTGCAACATCAAGCTGCTCAA GGCTCTGAGGGTGAGGAAGAAGATGTCGGGGGATCGGATGCCTGTGAAGATGATCGGGGACATCCTGACCAACCAGCTGCCCCACATGCAGCCGTACATCAG ATTCTGTTCGTGTCAGCTGAACGGCGCCACGCTGATTCAGCAGAAGACAGACGACAACCCCGAGATCAAAGACTTCCTCAAG AGGTTGGCCATGGATCCCAGGTGCAAGGGCATGCCGCTGTCCAGCTTCCTGCTCAAACCCATGCAGAGAGTCACGCGCTACCCTCTCATCATCAAAAAC ATCCTGGAAAACACCCCCGAGTCCCACCCCGACCACAGCCACCTGAAGGCTGCTCTGGAGAAGGCTGAGGAGCTGTGCTCGCAG GTGAACGAGGGCGTCAGGGAAAAGGAAAACTCGGACCGCTTGGAGTGGATCCAGGCTCACGTCCAGTGTGAGGGCTTGTCGGAG CAACTGGTGTTTAACTCGGTCACCAACTGTCTGGGCCCCAGGAAGTTCCTCCACAGTGGGAAGCTGTTTAAAGCCAAGAGCAGCAAGGAGCTGTACGGGTTTCTGTTCAACGACTTCCTGCTGCTGACTCAG ATTCCTCACCTGTCCCAAGAAAATCAGCACAGTGAAAGTAAAACTGTTTACTTCTCACAGGTGACCAAACCCCTGGGCTCGTCGGGGTCCGACAAAGTGTTCTCGTCCAAAACGCACCTGCAGTACCGCATGTACAAGACG CCGATCTTCTTAAACGAGGTGCTAGTGAAGCTGCCAACGGACCCGTCGGGGGACGAGCCGCTCTTCCACATCTCTCACATAGACAGAGTTTACACGCTCAGAGCTGAGAGCATCAATGAAAG GACAGCGTGGGTTCAGAAGATTAAGGCGGCCTCAGAGCTCTTCATCGAgacggagaagaagaagagggagaaggcGTATCTAG TTCGCTCTCAGAGGGCCACCGGTATCGGGAGGCTGATGGTCAATATCGTGGAGGGGATTGAGCTGAAACCCTGTCGTTCCCACG gaAAGAGTAACCCGTACTGTGAAGTGACCATGGGTTCCCAGTGCCATATCACAAAAACATTACAG GACACACTGAATCCCAAGTGGAACTCCAATTGTCAGTTTTTTATTAAGGACCTTGAGCAGGACGTCCTGTGTATCACTGTGTTTGAGCGAGACCAGTTCTCCCCTGACG ATTTCCTGGGCAGGACGGAGATCCGGCTGGCAGAAATCAAGAAGGATCAGGGCTCTAAAGGACCGATCACCAAGAGGCTGCTGCTGCACGAGGTTCCCACGGGGGAGATCGTGGTCCGACTGGACCTGCAGCTGTTTGAGGAGCCGTGA
- the itsn1 gene encoding intersectin-1 isoform X5, producing MAQFPTTFTGPDVFLISVDERAKHDQQFLSLCPTAGGYITGDQAKNFFLQSGLPPPILAQIWALADMNSDGRMDIHEFSIAMKLIKLKLQGHPLPPALPPSMKQPPLPPQSSFGMPPLGPMPTSLPGVPPLPFPPLPVGVSPPLVSSAPPPLPQPIANGAPPTAMIPPISNFPHPAPAVNKSSSFNRSSTKLQKGPSFDAASAQVPPDWAVPQSSRLKYRQLFNSHDKMMSGHLTGPQARTILMQSSLPQTQLATIWSLSDIDQDGKLTAEEFILAMHLIDMAMSGLPLPPVLPPDYLPPTFRRVRSDSVQSDPKSVQEEPEEESESSQDKKLPAIIPTVSFEDKKRENFERGNLELEKRRQALQEQQRKEQERLAALEREEQERKERERLEQERRRQMELEKQLERQRELERQREEERRREIERRETAKRELERQRQLEWERQRRQELLTQRNREQESIVLLKARKKTLEFELEALNDKKSQLEGKLKDVRFRLSAQRREVEQTNMTRETRIAEITLLQQQLQDTQQWLGRLIPDKQILNDQLKQVQQNSLHRDSLSSLQKAVEQKESSKHQLKEQLDAVERETRAKLLEIDAFNTQLKSLCEFYANHCARIEALLRQLQEEERVRQELREIHSRQQRQKQKELEGDTHSLTHTHSHMHTPSERKSAELQESGLSSEESVAWKDETGSSAPMPPSPAPISAPHAWLNRVTQEDEERKRKEMEQDEEGRKGVGSIEEKEGEGRGKKDVQEKLSKLFSQPADPWGAAGDKGHGPSLFDQKTPVTSFDQQQQPVKVVYYRALYPFDARSHDEISITPGDVIMVKGEWVDESQTGEPGWLGGELRGRTGWFPANYAERIPDSEAPISLRSSASATPTPTQQPLSTPPPAPGHPATATTSTSSANSNWADFSTTWPSNTSSQSDSEGWDAWPTSSTNQNPSLSVPSAQLRQRSAFTPATMTTGSSPSPVLGQGEKVEGLQAQALYPWRAKKDNHLNFNKNEIITVLEQQDMWWLGELQNGQRGWFPKSYVKLISANMAPPVSAVARSKNNNESGISESPPNGKRPSPSPTKPTESGEEYMAMYTYESSEQGDLSFQQGDVVLVTRKEGDWWTGMVGGKTGVFPSNYVKPRDSALEALGPAGKTGSLGKKPEIAQVIAPYTATGAEQLTLAPGQLILIRKKNPGGWWEGELQARGKKRQIGWFPANYVKLLSPSTSKTTPTEPTPPKLAPANTALCQVIGMYDYVAQNDDELAFQKGQVITVINKDDCDWWKGELNGREGLFPSNYVKMTTDTDPSTQWCADLHLLDMLSPMERKRQGYIHELIVTEENYVNDLQLVTEIFHKPLLDVELLTEKEVAMIFVNWKELIMCNIKLLKALRVRKKMSGDRMPVKMIGDILTNQLPHMQPYIRFCSCQLNGATLIQQKTDDNPEIKDFLKRLAMDPRCKGMPLSSFLLKPMQRVTRYPLIIKNILENTPESHPDHSHLKAALEKAEELCSQVNEGVREKENSDRLEWIQAHVQCEGLSEQLVFNSVTNCLGPRKFLHSGKLFKAKSSKELYGFLFNDFLLLTQIPHLSQENQHSESKTVYFSQVTKPLGSSGSDKVFSSKTHLQYRMYKTPIFLNEVLVKLPTDPSGDEPLFHISHIDRVYTLRAESINERTAWVQKIKAASELFIETEKKKREKAYLVRSQRATGIGRLMVNIVEGIELKPCRSHGKSNPYCEVTMGSQCHITKTLQDTLNPKWNSNCQFFIKDLEQDVLCITVFERDQFSPDDFLGRTEIRLAEIKKDQGSKGPITKRLLLHEVPTGEIVVRLDLQLFEEP from the exons GGCTCTAGCCGATATGAACAGCGATGGCCGGATGGATATCCACGAGTTTTCCATCGCTATGAAATTAATCAAATTGAAGCTCCAGGGTCACCCTCTCCCCCCAGCACTTCCTCCCAGTATGAAACAACCTCCTTTACCCCCGCAGTCTAGCTTTG GAATGCCTCCTCTAGGACCCATGCCAACCTCTCTCCCAGGTGTGCCCCCgctccccttccctcccctccCCGTTGGGGTGTCTCCCCCCCTCGTCTCATCTGCACCACCTCCTCTTCCGCAGCCCATAGCTAATGGAGCTCCTCCGACagccatgataccacccatctCCAACTTCCCCCACCCAG CTCCTGCTGTCAACAAGTCCTCATCATTTAACCGTTCCAGCACCAAGCTGCAAAAGGGGCCATCGTTTGATGCTGCAAG TGCACAGGTTCCTCCAGATTGGGCAGTTCCTCAGTCCTCCAGGCTGAAGTACAGACAGCTGTTTAACTCGCATGACAAGATGATGAGTGGACACCTCACTG GTCCCCAGGCCCGAACTATCCTGATGCAGTCCAGTCTTCCTCAGACTCAGTTGGCAACAATATG GAGCCTGTCAGACATCGACCAGGATGGAAAACTAACAGCTGAGGAGTTTATCTTGGCTATGCACCTCATAGATATGGCTATGTCAGGGTTACCGCTGCCTCCTGTGTTACCGCCAGATTACCTTCCACCAACATTCAG GCGCGTGCGAAGCGATAGTGTTCAGTCGGATCCGAAGAGTGTCCAGGAGGAGCCGGAGGAGGAATCTGAGAGCAGCCAAGACAAGAAATTACCAG CCATTATCCCCACAGTGTCATTTGAGGATAAAAAGAGGGAGAATTTTGAACGAGGAAACCTGGAGTTGGAAAAGCGGCGTCAGGCTCTGCAGGAGCAGcagaggaaagagcaggagaggCTGGCTGCGCTGGAGAGAGAGGAACAGGAGCGGAAG GAGCGTGAGCGTCTGGAGCAAGAAAGGAGGCGGCAGATGGAACTTGAAAAACAACTGGAGAGACAAAGAGAgctggagagacagagagaagaagagagacGCAGAGAGATAGAGAGGAGAGAG ACTGCGAAACGCGAACTGGAACGCCAGCGTCAGTTGGAGTGGGAGCGGCAGCGGCGCCAGGAGCTTCTGACTCAACGAAACAGAGAACAGGAGAGTATAGTGCTGCTCAAAGCCAGGAAGAAAACACTGGAGTTTGAACTGGAAGCTCTG AATGACAAGAAGAGCCAGCTGGAGGGTAAACTGAAAGATGTTCGGTTTCGTCTGTCAGCTCAGCGGAGAGAGGTGGAGCAGACCAACATGACCAGAGAAACGCGCATCGCTGAGATTACACTGCTACAACAGCAGCTGCAG GACACTCAGCAGTGGTTGGGGAGGCTGATTCCTGATAAACAGATTCTCAACGACCAGTTGAAGCAGGTCCAGCAGAACAGTCTGCACC GCGACAGTCTGTCGTCCCTGCAGAAGGCCGTTGAGCAGAAAGAGAGCAGCAAACATCAGCTCAAAGAGCAGCTGGATGCCGTGGAGAGAGAAACCAGGGCCAAACTACTGGAAATAGATGCTTTCAACACGCAACTGAAG TCTCTGTGTGAGTTCTATGCCAACCACTGTGCCAGGATAGAGGCCCTGCTGCGCCAGCttcaggaggaggagagggtgaGACAG GAGCTGCGGGAGATCCACAGCCGGCAGCAGAGACAGAAACAGAAGGAGCTGGAGGGCGACACACactcactgacacacacacactctcacatgcACACCCCAAGTGAGAGAAAGTCTGCTGAGCTGCAGGAGAGCGG ACTGTCGTCAGAGGAAAGTGTCGCCTGGAAGGATGAAACGGGAAGCTCTGCACCCATGCCGCCGAGCCCCGCTCCCATTTCTGCGCCGCATGCCTGGCTAAACAGAGTCACTCAGGAAGACGAGGAGAGGAAAAGGAAAGAGATGGAACAGGACGAAGAGGGCAGGAAGGGAGTGGGATCAATAGAAGAGAAGGAGGGCGAGGGCAGAGGGAAGAAGGATGTGCAAGAGAAGCTGAGCAAGCTGTTCAGCCAGCCAGCTGACCCCTGGGGCGCAGCAG GAGATAAGGGTCACGGTCCCAGTCTGTTTGACCAGAAAACCCCGGTCACCAGCTtcgaccagcagcagcagccagttAAAGTGGTCTACTACAGGGCTCTCTATCCATTTGATGCTCGCAGCCATGATGAGATCAGTATCACCCCTGGAGATGTTATCATG GTGAAGGGGGAATGG GTGGACGAGTCTCAGACAGGTGAGCCCGGTTGGCTGGGAGGAGAGCTGCGGGGCCGGACCGGCTGGTTTCCAGCCAACTACGCCGAACGGATCCCCGACAGCGAAGCTCCAATcagcctccgctcctccgcctcggccacCCCCACCCCGACCCAGCAGCCCCTGAGCACGCCCCCCCCAGCGCCCGGACACCCCGCCACCGCCACCACCTCCACATCATCAGCCAACAGCAACTGGGCCGACTTCAGCACCAC TTGGCCCTCAAACACATCTAGCCAATCAGACAGTGAGGGATGGGACGCGTGGCCGACCtcttcaaccaatcagaatccaTCTCTCAGTGTCCCTTCAGCGCAGCTAAGGCAACGCTCCGCCTTCACTCCCGCCACCATGACAACAGGCTCCTCTCCATCTCCAGTACTAGGACAG GGAGAGAAGGTGGAGGGTCTCCAGGCTCAGGCTTTGTATCCCTGGAGAGCAAAGAAAGACAACCACCTCAACTTCAACAAAAACGAG ATAATAACGGTGTTGGAGCAGCAGGACATGTGGTGGTTGGGTGAACTTCAGAACGGTCAAAGAGGCTGGTTCCCCAAAAGTTACGTCAAGCTCATCTCAGCCAACATGGCGCCCCCCGTCAGCGCCGTCGCACGCAGCAAAAACAACAA tgaatCTGGAATATCAGAGAGCCCACCCAACGGAAAACGTCCATCCCCTTCACCGACAAAACCCACAGAGTCTGGAGAAG AATACATGGCCATGTACACGTATGAGAGCAGTGAGCAGGGGGACCTGAGCTTCCAGCAGGGAGATGTTGTTCTGGTCACCAGGAAAGAAGGGGACTGGTGGACGGGCATGGTCGGGGGCAAAACTGGAGTCTTTCCATCCAACTACGTCAAACCCCGGGACTCGGCCTTGGAG GCTCTGGGACCAGCAGGGAAGACGGGCAGCCTCGGGAAGAAACCTG AGATTGCGCAGGTGATCGCGCCCTACACGGCGACGGGAGCAGAGCAGCTGACGCTGGCTCCTGGACAGCTCATCCTcatcaggaaaaaaaaccctGGGGGCTGGTGGGAGGGCGAGCTGCAG GCTCGAGGGAAAAAGCGTCAGATAGGTTGGTTTCCAGCCAATTATGTGAAGCTGCTGAGTCCCAGCACCAGCAAAACGACTCCCACGGAGCCCACACCTCCTAAACTGGCTCCTGCCAACACAG CTCTGTGTCAGGTGATCGGGATGTACGACTATGTGGCTCAGAACGACGACGAGCTGGCTTTCCAAAAGGGTCAGGTGATCACAGTGATCAACAAGGACGACTGTGATTGGTGGAAAGGAGAACTGAACGGGAGGGAGGGTCTGTTCCCCAGCAACTACGTCAAAATGACCACAGACACGGACCCGAGCACGCAGT GGTGCGCCGACCTCCACCTGCTGGACATGCTGAGCCCCATGGAGAGGAAGAGGCAGGGCTACATCCACGAGCTGATCGTCACCGAGGAAAACTACGTCAACGATCTGCAGCTCGTCACAGAG ATCTTTCACAAGCCTCTGTTGGACGTTGAGTTGCTGACTGAGAAGGAGGTGGCCATGATCTTTGTCAACTGGAAGGAGCTCATCATGTGCAACATCAAGCTGCTCAA GGCTCTGAGGGTGAGGAAGAAGATGTCGGGGGATCGGATGCCTGTGAAGATGATCGGGGACATCCTGACCAACCAGCTGCCCCACATGCAGCCGTACATCAG ATTCTGTTCGTGTCAGCTGAACGGCGCCACGCTGATTCAGCAGAAGACAGACGACAACCCCGAGATCAAAGACTTCCTCAAG AGGTTGGCCATGGATCCCAGGTGCAAGGGCATGCCGCTGTCCAGCTTCCTGCTCAAACCCATGCAGAGAGTCACGCGCTACCCTCTCATCATCAAAAAC ATCCTGGAAAACACCCCCGAGTCCCACCCCGACCACAGCCACCTGAAGGCTGCTCTGGAGAAGGCTGAGGAGCTGTGCTCGCAG GTGAACGAGGGCGTCAGGGAAAAGGAAAACTCGGACCGCTTGGAGTGGATCCAGGCTCACGTCCAGTGTGAGGGCTTGTCGGAG CAACTGGTGTTTAACTCGGTCACCAACTGTCTGGGCCCCAGGAAGTTCCTCCACAGTGGGAAGCTGTTTAAAGCCAAGAGCAGCAAGGAGCTGTACGGGTTTCTGTTCAACGACTTCCTGCTGCTGACTCAG ATTCCTCACCTGTCCCAAGAAAATCAGCACAGTGAAAGTAAAACTGTTTACTTCTCACAGGTGACCAAACCCCTGGGCTCGTCGGGGTCCGACAAAGTGTTCTCGTCCAAAACGCACCTGCAGTACCGCATGTACAAGACG CCGATCTTCTTAAACGAGGTGCTAGTGAAGCTGCCAACGGACCCGTCGGGGGACGAGCCGCTCTTCCACATCTCTCACATAGACAGAGTTTACACGCTCAGAGCTGAGAGCATCAATGAAAG GACAGCGTGGGTTCAGAAGATTAAGGCGGCCTCAGAGCTCTTCATCGAgacggagaagaagaagagggagaaggcGTATCTAG TTCGCTCTCAGAGGGCCACCGGTATCGGGAGGCTGATGGTCAATATCGTGGAGGGGATTGAGCTGAAACCCTGTCGTTCCCACG gaAAGAGTAACCCGTACTGTGAAGTGACCATGGGTTCCCAGTGCCATATCACAAAAACATTACAG GACACACTGAATCCCAAGTGGAACTCCAATTGTCAGTTTTTTATTAAGGACCTTGAGCAGGACGTCCTGTGTATCACTGTGTTTGAGCGAGACCAGTTCTCCCCTGACG ATTTCCTGGGCAGGACGGAGATCCGGCTGGCAGAAATCAAGAAGGATCAGGGCTCTAAAGGACCGATCACCAAGAGGCTGCTGCTGCACGAGGTTCCCACGGGGGAGATCGTGGTCCGACTGGACCTGCAGCTGTTTGAGGAGCCGTGA